The nucleotide sequence ACAGAGCCAGGCATCAACCTTGGCCCAAGTGTCTCACACGCACCGACAACTGGCGTCAAATCGGGTGTTTTGTCCAAATTGATGGGCGTGGGAACAGCAATGATGTGGAACAAGGCCTCTTTGAGTCTCTCAGGATCATCCGTAAACTCGACCTTGCACTCCCTCAGCGCTTCGGATCCAACCTCGTTTGTCACATCAATGCCATTTTCGTACTGGTTGATCTTCCGTGAATTGATGTCGTAGCCAACCACCTGAACATGTTTGGAGAACTCAACGGCGATAGGCATGCCCACATAGCCCAAACCGATAAGGGATAACTTTGTCTGCCCTTGCACCAACTGCTCATAAACGCTCACACTCGTTCCCTCCTATCAAGAATTGAAGCAATAATCCAGCGCCTCAATAAAGCCAGACGCCATAGCGCCGATGCTCATTTCTTTGGCGAAAGTATCCTTGCAGCTTTCGGACATCTTGCCGAGCCTTTCACGATCAACGGAAAGGCCAACTAGTTCGGAAATGAGCTGGTTCTCGTTTTTCGCCACAACCCCATTTTCCCCATCAACGACATACTCTTTTTCGGGCCCGTGAACACCTTCGCTTAACATAAAAAAGGGCAAGCCCCAAAACATGGCCTCGTTTACGGCAAGTCCAGCTGATCCGGGAACGCTAAAAACATCCGCCAACGCGAACAGCTCGCAAACTTCATCGCCATAGCGTTCTCCAAAATAATAAAAATTTTCATGGGAGTTCACGGAGGCTAATACGTCATCGGACATACCAGGCCCCGCAACAACTAGGCCTATTTGAGGAAATTCCTTTAGCCCCTCTGTAAGGAGCTCCAACCTTCGATTCTGATTGATTCTAGCCACGAACAAAACGACAAACGACTGCGATATGCCGTATTTTGCCCTCAGAGCATGGTTGTCGTACTGGGATCTATCAATTCCAGAAAAACTTAGCGTATTGGGAGCAATAAAAAGCTTGTGCTGGTTCTTTTTCTTAAAATGCTTCCGCATGCAGGGCATATACGTTATAAGGGCATCGCACTTTGAATGAACCCTATGAAATGCTGCGTTCTTGACGATGTTATTTGGATCGGCAATGTTTATGCCATGGTTCCAATAGATGACCTTTATCTGATGTTTTTTGCAGTAGCTAATCACATCAAACAGGATTCCATCTTTGAGGTGTAAAAACAAAATCACTGCTTCGGGCTTCTTGGCATCAATGGCCGCTTTCCAGTCCTTCAGCGATTCAAGTTTTACGCAATCGAACCTAATAGGATTGACGTCATCCTGAAACGAATCTCCGGCAACGCTAAGAGCATAACCGTGTTCTTCAAGTATCGGCGCGAGGTCATTGTAGACCTTGACTCGATAATGCAGCACTTTGTTCGACAAAAGGAGAACTTGTTTCATCTCTAATCAAATTCCCCCGCAAAATAGCGCTCATAACCGTCGAGCAGCGCTTGACTGGTATGCCCCCAGCTAAGTTCGTTCACAACCCGGTTGCGGCCGTATTCGCCCATGGTCTTGCGACGCTCTGGATCCTCCAAGAGCTTGACGACCTTCTCTGCCATGTTCGCAGGGTTGTTGGGCTCAGCATAGAGGCTTGCATCCCGAGCGCTAAACCGACCTTCGGTCAAATCAAACTGGACGATCGGCTTCGCAAGGGCCATGTACTCTAAAATCTTATTCATGGTCGACTTGTCGTTCATAGGATTGAACTCGTCGCTGTTCACGCAAATATCTGCTGTGTTCAGGTAACGGAGCAAATCTTCATCGCTCACCCTGCCGGTGAACTCAACACAATCGTCAAGCCCCATGTCGGACGACATCTTACGCAGCGCATCCAGATGCGGCCCGCCTCCCACAATCCCCCAGAACACGTCATTTCGGGCTTTCTTGATAATCTTCGCGGCTTCCAAGAGATATTCGATCCCCTCCTGTTGCCCGATAACACCCAGGT is from Gordonibacter urolithinfaciens and encodes:
- a CDS encoding glycosyltransferase family 4 protein; amino-acid sequence: MKQVLLLSNKVLHYRVKVYNDLAPILEEHGYALSVAGDSFQDDVNPIRFDCVKLESLKDWKAAIDAKKPEAVILFLHLKDGILFDVISYCKKHQIKVIYWNHGINIADPNNIVKNAAFHRVHSKCDALITYMPCMRKHFKKKNQHKLFIAPNTLSFSGIDRSQYDNHALRAKYGISQSFVVLFVARINQNRRLELLTEGLKEFPQIGLVVAGPGMSDDVLASVNSHENFYYFGERYGDEVCELFALADVFSVPGSAGLAVNEAMFWGLPFFMLSEGVHGPEKEYVVDGENGVVAKNENQLISELVGLSVDRERLGKMSESCKDTFAKEMSIGAMASGFIEALDYCFNS